From a single Drosophila sulfurigaster albostrigata strain 15112-1811.04 chromosome 3, ASM2355843v2, whole genome shotgun sequence genomic region:
- the LOC133844446 gene encoding serine protease inhibitor 42Dd-like isoform X1, producing MALVKRNFSFLHKLPQIGARMTSMLLLMLVLFQAPLYFAITSPDWSGIPEFSRRLAIFSTNVYTTLVANNANQNIIFSPFSIQTCAAMARMGAKGNTAAQLDRGLKLISNNNAKIADSFHEVLATYEKSSILHIANKIYIKTGYQLRDEFSSLVSKKFLSAVEPINFENPKLAADQINSWVALRTNNLIKNIVSPSILSSDTRLLLINAIHFKGNWVHQFPEKNTRNLPFYLNDAKSIWVPMMTMTNRLKYGKLHALDATALELPYKDSDLSMLIVLPNSKTGLPQLERKLLRFPISQITNALHFEEVIVYLPKFKTEFGLELTDTFKKLGMTDIFTDRADFSRMLNSPEPLHVSSIIHKAFIEVNERGTEAAAVTAMGVGVKMLKPGFIANHPFNYYIVKDHNMVLFAGRLINPTK from the exons ATGGCGTTGGTAAAAAGAAACTTCAGTTTTCTCCACAAACTTCCGCAAATCGGTG CCCGTATGACAAGCATGCTCCTCCTGATGCTGGTCCTATTTCAGGCGCCTCTGTATTTCGCCATAACAAGCCCAGATTGGAGTGGTATACCCGAATTCTCGCGTCGTTTGGCCATATTCTCTACCAACGTGTACACCACGCTGGTCGCGAATAATGCCAATCAGAACATCATATTCTCACCTTTCTCAATCCAAACCTGTGCAGCCATGGCCAGGATGGGGGCCAAAGGTAACACAGCTGCTCAATTGGATCGCGGTTTGAAACTGATTTCCAATAATAACGCGAAGATTGCCGATAGTTTCCACGAAGTGCTTGCTACATACGAAAAAAGTAGCATTCTTCACATTGCCAACAAGATCTACATCAAGACTGGGTATCAGCTGAGGGATGAGTTTAGTTCACTAGTCTCCAAAAAGTTTCTATCTGCTGTCGAGcctataaattttgaaaacccAAAATTGGCTGCAGACCAAATCAATTCCTGGGTCGCATTGCGAACTAACAACctcataaaaaatatagtttcACCTAGTATATTAAGTTCGGATACGCGATTGTTGTTGATCAATGCAATACACTTCAAAGGAAACTGGGTGCATCAATTCCCAGAAAAAAACACCAGGAATCTACCTTTCTATTTGAACGATGCCAAAAGCATCTGGGTACccatgatgacgatgacaaacCGTTTGAAATATGGAAAACTACATGCTCTAGATGCCACTGCATTGGAATTGCCCTATAAAGACTCTGACTTGTCTATGTTGATTGTGTTGCCTAATAGCAAAACTGGTTTGCCCCAGCTGGAGAGGAAACTTCTCCGCTTTCCGATTTCGCAGATCACGAATGCCCTCCACTTTGAAGAAGTGATTGTCTATCTGCCCAAGTTCAAAACCGAGTTCGGTTTGGAGTTGACAGATACCTTCAAGAAG TTGGGAATGACAGATATATTTACGGATAGGGCTGACTTTAGCAGAATGCTCAACAGCCCAGAACCCCTGCATGTGTCGAGTATCATTCACAAGGCTTTTATCGAAGTGAATGAGAGAGGCACTGAGGCAGCTGCAGTCACTG CTATGGGCGTGGGAGTCAAAATGTTAAAGCCTGGATTTATTGCCAACCATCCATTTAATTATTACATTGTCAAGGATCACAATATGGTGCTATTTGCTGGAAGGCTAATAAacccaacaaaataa
- the LOC133844446 gene encoding serine protease inhibitor 42Dd-like isoform X3, whose protein sequence is MALVKRNFSFLHKLPQIGARMTSMLLLMLVLFQAPLYFAITSPDWSGIPEFSRRLAIFSTNVYTTLVANNANQNIIFSPFSIQTCAAMARMGAKGNTAAQLDRGLKLISNNNAKIADSFHEVLATYEKSSILHIANKIYIKTGYQLRDEFSSLVSKKFLSAVEPINFENPKLAADQINSWVALRTNNLIKDIVSPSILSSDTRLLLINAIHFKGNWVHQFPEINTWNQPFYLNDAKSIRVPIMTMTNRLKYANLPALEAAALELPYKDSDLSMLIVLPNSKTGLPQLERKLLRFPISRITKALHFGELTVHLPKFKTEFNLELTETFKKLGMTDIFTNRADLSRMLKSPETLQVSKIIHKAFIEVNEIGTEAAAATAMGVGVKMLKPGFIANHPFNYYIVKDHNMVLFAGRLINPTK, encoded by the exons ATGGCGTTGGTAAAAAGAAACTTCAGTTTTCTCCACAAACTTCCGCAAATCGGTG CCCGTATGACAAGCATGCTCCTCCTGATGCTGGTCCTATTTCAGGCGCCTCTGTATTTCGCCATAACAAGCCCAGATTGGAGTGGTATACCCGAATTCTCGCGTCGTTTGGCCATATTCTCTACCAACGTGTACACCACGCTGGTCGCGAATAATGCCAATCAGAACATCATATTCTCACCTTTCTCAATCCAAACCTGTGCAGCCATGGCCAGGATGGGGGCTAAAGGTAACACAGCTGCTCAATTGGATCGCGGTCTGAAACTGATTTCCAATAATAACGCGAAGATTGCCGATAGTTTCCACGAAGTGCTTGCTACATACGAAAAAAGTAGCATTCTTCACATTGCCAACAAGATCTACATCAAGACTGGGTATCAGCTGAGGGATGAGTTTAGTTCACTAGTCTCCAAAAAGTTTCTATCTGCTGTCGAGcctataaattttgaaaacccAAAATTGGCTGCAGACCAAATCAATTCCTGGGTCGCATTGCGAACTAACAACCTCATAAAAGATATAGTTTCACCCAGTATATTAAGTTCGGATACGCGATTGTTATTGATCAATGCAATACACTTCAAAGGAAACTGGGTGCATCAATTCCCAGAGATTAACACCTGGAATCAACCTTTTTATTTGAACGATGCCAAAAGCATCAGGGTACCCATTATGACGATGACAAACCGTTTGAAATATGCAAACCTACCTGCTCTTGAAGCCGCTGCATTGGAATTGCCCTATAAAGACTCTGACTTGTCTATGTTGATTGTGTTACCTAATAGCAAAACTGGTTTGCCACAGCTGGAGAGGAAACTTCTCCGCTTTCCGATTTCGCGGATCACGAAGGCCCTCCACTTTGGAGAATTGACTGTCCATCTACCCAAGTTCAAAACCGAGTTCAATTTGGAGTTGACAGAGACCTTCAAGAAG TTGGGAATGACAGATATATTTACGAATAGGGCTGACCTTAGCAGAATGCTCAAAAGCCCAGAAACACTGCAAGTGTCGAAAATCATTCACAAGGCTTTTATCGAAGTGAATGAGATAGGCACTgaggcagctgcagccacTG CTATGGGCGTGGGAGTCAAAATGTTAAAGCCTGGATTTATTGCCAACCATCCATTTAATTATTACATTGTCAAGGATCACAATATGGTGCTATTTGCTGGAAGGCTAATAAacccaacaaaataa
- the LOC133844446 gene encoding serine protease inhibitor 42Dd-like isoform X2 → MALVKRNFSFLHKLPQIGARMTSMLLLMLVLFQAPLYFAITSPDWSGIPEFSRRLAIFSTNVYTTLVANNANQNIIFSPFSIQTCAAMARMGAKGNTAAQLDRGLKLISNNNAKIADSFHEVLATYEKSSILHIANKIYIKTGYQLRDEFSSLVSKKFLSAVEPINFENPKLAADQINSWVALRTNNLIKDIVSPSILSSDTRLLLINAIHFKGNWVHQFPEINTWNQPFYLNDAKSIRVPIMTMTNRLKYANLPALEAAALELPYKDSDLSMLIVLPNSKTGLPQLERKLLRFPISRITKALHFGELTVHLPKFKTEFNLELTETFKKLGMTDIFTNRADLSRMLKSPETLQVSKIIHKAFIEVNEIGTEAAAATVLGLEDKMLKPTFNANHPFNYYIVKDHNMVIFAGRLINPTK, encoded by the exons ATGGCGTTGGTAAAAAGAAACTTCAGTTTTCTCCACAAACTTCCGCAAATCGGTG CCCGTATGACAAGCATGCTCCTCCTGATGCTGGTCCTATTTCAGGCGCCTCTGTATTTCGCCATAACAAGCCCAGATTGGAGTGGTATACCCGAATTCTCGCGTCGTTTGGCCATATTCTCTACCAACGTGTACACCACGCTGGTCGCGAATAATGCCAATCAGAACATCATATTCTCACCTTTCTCAATCCAAACCTGTGCAGCCATGGCCAGGATGGGGGCTAAAGGTAACACAGCTGCTCAATTGGATCGCGGTCTGAAACTGATTTCCAATAATAACGCGAAGATTGCCGATAGTTTCCACGAAGTGCTTGCTACATACGAAAAAAGTAGCATTCTTCACATTGCCAACAAGATCTACATCAAGACTGGGTATCAGCTGAGGGATGAGTTTAGTTCACTAGTCTCCAAAAAGTTTCTATCTGCTGTCGAGcctataaattttgaaaacccAAAATTGGCTGCAGACCAAATCAATTCCTGGGTCGCATTGCGAACTAACAACCTCATAAAAGATATAGTTTCACCCAGTATATTAAGTTCGGATACGCGATTGTTATTGATCAATGCAATACACTTCAAAGGAAACTGGGTGCATCAATTCCCAGAGATTAACACCTGGAATCAACCTTTTTATTTGAACGATGCCAAAAGCATCAGGGTACCCATTATGACGATGACAAACCGTTTGAAATATGCAAACCTACCTGCTCTTGAAGCCGCTGCATTGGAATTGCCCTATAAAGACTCTGACTTGTCTATGTTGATTGTGTTACCTAATAGCAAAACTGGTTTGCCACAGCTGGAGAGGAAACTTCTCCGCTTTCCGATTTCGCGGATCACGAAGGCCCTCCACTTTGGAGAATTGACTGTCCATCTACCCAAGTTCAAAACCGAGTTCAATTTGGAGTTGACAGAGACCTTCAAGAAG TTGGGAATGACAGATATATTTACGAATAGGGCTGACCTTAGCAGAATGCTCAAAAGCCCAGAAACACTGCAAGTGTCGAAAATCATTCACAAGGCTTTTATCGAAGTGAATGAGATAGGCACTgaggcagctgcagccacTG TTTTAGGCTTAGAGGACAAAATGTTGAAGCCTACATTTAATGCCAACCATCCATTTAATTATTACATTGTCAAGGATCACAATATGGTGATATTTGCTGGAAGGCTAATAAacccaacaaaataa
- the LOC133844447 gene encoding serine protease inhibitor 42Dd-like has product MALVKRNFSFLHKLPQIGARMTSMLLLMLVLFQAPLYFAITSPDWSGIPEFSRRLAIFSTNVYTTLVANNANQNIIFSPFSIQTCAAMARMGAKGNTAAQLDRGLELISNNEAQIADSFHEVLATYEKSSILHIANKIYIKTGYQLRDEFSSLVSKKFLSAVEPINFENQNLAADQINSWIALRTNNLIKDIVPPSILTSDTRLLLINAIHFKGNWVHQFPENNTRNQPFYLNDAKSIRVPIMTMSNRLKYANLPALDAAALELPYKDSDLSLLIVLPNSNTGLPQLERKLLRFPISQITKALRFGKLTVHLPKFKTEFDLELTETFKKLGMTDIFTNRADLSRMLKSPAPLQVSKIIHKAFIEVNEIGTEAAAATVIGIDTRRLKPRFNANHPFIYYIVKDHNMVIFAGRLVNPTK; this is encoded by the exons ATGGCGTTGGTAAAAAGAAACTTCAGTTTTCTCCACAAACTTCCGCAAATCGGTG CCCGTATGACAAGCATGCTCCTCCTGATGCTGGTCCTATTTCAGGCGCCTCTGTATTTCGCCATAACAAGCCCAGATTGGAGTGGTATACCCGAATTCTCGCGTCGTTTGGCCATATTCTCTACCAACGTGTACACCACGCTGGTCGCGAATAATGCCAATCAGAACATCATATTCTCACCTTTCTCAATCCAAACCTGTGCAGCCATGGCCAGGATGGGGGCCAAAGGTAACACAGCTGCTCAATTGGATCGCGGTCTTGAGCTGATTTCCAATAATGAAGCACAGATTGCCGATAGTTTCCACGAAGTGCTTGCTACATACGAAAAAAGTAGCATTCTTCACATTGCCAACAAGATCTACATCAAGACTGGGTATCAGCTGAGGGATGAGTTTAGTTCACTAGTCTCCAAAAAGTTTCTGTCTGCTGTCGAGCCTATAAACTTTGAAAACCAAAATTTGGCTGCAGACCAAATCAATTCCTGGATCGCATTGCGAACTAACAACCTCATAAAAGATATAGTTCCACCCAGTATATTAACTTCGGATACGCGATTGTTATTGATCAATGCAATACACTTCAAAGGAAACTGGGTGCATCAATTCCCAGAAAACAACACCAGGAATCAACCTTTCTATTTGAACGATGCCAAAAGCATCAGGGTACCCATTATGACGATGTCAAACCGTTTGAAATATGCAAACCTACCTGCTCTTGATGCCGCTGCATTGGAATTGCCCTATAAAGACTCTGACTTGTCTCTACTGATTGTGTTGCCTAATAGCAATACTGGTTTGCCACAGCTGGAGAGGAAACTTCTCCGCTTTCCGATTTCGCAGATCACGAAGGCCCTCCGCTTTGGAAAATTGACTGTCCATCTACCCAAGTTCAAAACCGAGTTCGATTTGGAGTTGACAGAGACCTTCAAGAAG TTGGGAATGACAGATATATTTACGAATAGGGCTGACCTTAGCAGAATGCTCAAAAGCCCAGCACCACTGCAAGTGTCGAAAATCATTCACAAGGCTTTTATCGAAGTGAATGAGATAGGCACTgaggcagctgcagccacTG TTATTGGTATAGACACCAGAAGGTTGAAGCCTAGATTTAATGCCAACcatccatttatttattacattgtcAAGGATCACAATATGGTGATATTTGCTGGAAGGCTAGTAAacccaacaaaataa
- the LOC133844319 gene encoding serine protease inhibitor 42Dd-like → MNRLSHNGVSVTYSILLLLLLTEIPLHTAQVQDNSSGFSHRLAIFSTNVYTKLVTQNPNQNIIFSPLSIQSCAAMTRMGARGETAAQLDRGLGLISNNEAQIADSFHKVLTAYDKSSYIHIESKIYIKDGYHLRDEFNSIISKQFLSAAEPIDFTKNIRAAGKINSWVEQRTNNLIRDLVPPSELDNNTQIVLINAVHFKGIWVHEFPKKTRKEPFYLNNAKSIKVPMMNLRERLRYAELRDLDATALELPYNNSDLSMLIVLPNSNNGLPQLEKKLRSTPLSQITRALNSEEVIVKLPKFKAEFKVELSESFKQLGMTNMFSNNADFSRMIKSQHGLKVSKFIHRAFIDVNERGVQATASNANKIDFRAFIPMILHAAQQIQFYANHPFNYYIINNQGVVLFAGKLLKP, encoded by the exons ATGAATCGACTATCGCACAACGGTG TGAGTGTGACATACTCgatcctgctgctgctgctgcttacgGAGATTCCTCTCCATACTGCCCAGGTCCAAGATAACTCCTCTGGATTCTCGCATCGCTTGGCAATATTCTCCACCAATGTGTACACCAAACTAGTAACGCAGAACCCCAATCAGAACATCATCTTCTCTCCCCTCTCTATCCAAAGCTGTGCAGCTATGACCAGGATGGGGGCCAGAGGCGAAACAGCTGCCCAATTGGATCGCGGGCTTGGACTGATTTCTAACAATGAAGCACAAATTGCCGATAGTTTCCACAAAGTACTAACTGCATACGACAAAAGTAGTTATATTCATATTGAAAGCAAGATCTACATTAAAGATGGCTATCATCTGAGGGATGAGTTCAATTCAATAATCTCCAAACAGTTTCTATCCGCTGCCGAGCCCATAGActttaccaaaaatataagGGCTGCAGGCAAAATTAATTCCTGGGTGGAACAACGAACCAACAACCTCATAAGAGATCTAGTTCCACCGAGTGAATTAGATAATAATACGCAAATAGTGTTAATTAATGCGGTACACTTTAAAGGAATCTGGGTGCATGAATTCCCAAAGAAGACCAGAAAAGAACCTTTCTATTTGAATAATGCCAAAAGCATTAAAGTACCTATGATGAATTTGAGGGAGCGTTTGAGATATGCTGAACTACGTGATCTTGATGCCACTGCATTGGAATTGCCCTACAACAACTCGGACTTGTCCATGCTGATCGTGTTGCCTAATAGCAATAATGGTTTGCCACAACTGGAGAAGAAACTTCGCAGCACTCCGCTTTCCCAGATCACGAGAGCACTCAACTCTGAAGAAGTGATTGTCAAACTGCCGAAGTTCAAGGCCGAATTCAAGGTGGAGTTGTCAGAATCATTTAAgcag CTGGGAATGACAAACATGTTTTCGAATAATGCTGACTTTAGCAGAATGATCAAAAGTCAACATGGCTTAAAAGTCTCGAAATTCATTCACAGGGCTTTTATAGACGTAAATGAGAGGGGTGTCCAAGCCACTGCGTCCAACG caaataaaatcgaTTTCAGAGCTTTCATACCGATGATCTTACATGCCGCTCAGCAGATACAATTCTATGCAAACCACCCATTTAACTACTATATCATCAATAATCAGGGTGTTGTACTTTTTGCTGGGAAGTTACTTAAaccttaa